The following proteins are co-located in the Corynebacterium aquilae DSM 44791 genome:
- the tatB gene encoding Sec-independent protein translocase protein TatB, with protein sequence MFTNLGWTEIMVVFIVGLIVIGPERLPRVIEDARAAIYAARTAIDNAKKELAGELGPEFDSIAEPLRDLNKLRGMTPRAVVTRTLLDGDDSFLDSFDPKKIMSQETAGQAVRKNADNNTTHAERVQPPSAPTPAPQQPQPNPQPPAAEPGAYDEVI encoded by the coding sequence GTGTTTACCAATCTTGGGTGGACCGAGATCATGGTGGTGTTCATCGTCGGGCTCATCGTCATCGGCCCCGAACGACTCCCACGCGTCATCGAAGACGCCCGCGCCGCAATCTATGCCGCACGCACCGCCATCGACAACGCGAAAAAAGAACTCGCCGGCGAACTAGGCCCAGAGTTCGACAGCATCGCCGAACCACTGCGCGACCTCAACAAGCTCCGCGGCATGACCCCCCGCGCCGTCGTCACCCGCACCCTCCTCGACGGCGACGACTCCTTCCTGGACTCCTTCGACCCCAAAAAAATCATGTCCCAAGAAACCGCGGGACAAGCGGTGCGCAAAAACGCCGACAACAACACCACCCACGCCGAACGCGTCCAACCCCCATCAGCGCCCACCCCGGCGCCACAACAACCCCAACCCAACCCGCAGCCCCCGGCAGCCGAACCAGGCGCCTACGACGAAGTTATCTAA
- a CDS encoding Mrp/NBP35 family ATP-binding protein yields MANVSQDKIFEALATVDDPEIGRPITELGMVDEVTVEGGSVAVRILLTIAGCPMKTALTEATRAAVAAVDGVDAVEVTCGVMTDEQRRQLRSQLKGGGEELPNPFNDPNSRTRVYAVASGKGGVGKSSVTVNLAAALAARGLSVGIVDADIYGHSVPHMLGSDDRPTPVDDMIMPPQAHGVKMISIAHFTEGNAPVVWRGPMLHRAISQFLTDVFWGDVDVLLLDLPPGTGDIAISVAQLLPQAELLIVTTPQAAAAEVAERAGSITQQTRQKIAGVIENMAAMVMPDGSVVDVFGSGGGQIVADRLSVITGTQVNLLGSIPLDPQVRIGGDDGTPIAIGQPDSPAGKAFGAIAEKLARRQDSLAGMPLGVTPRR; encoded by the coding sequence ATGGCTAACGTTTCACAAGATAAAATTTTCGAGGCTCTCGCCACCGTTGACGACCCGGAGATCGGTCGCCCGATCACTGAGCTGGGCATGGTCGACGAGGTCACTGTGGAGGGCGGCAGTGTGGCTGTGCGCATCCTGCTGACGATTGCGGGGTGCCCGATGAAGACCGCCCTGACTGAGGCGACGCGCGCGGCTGTTGCTGCTGTTGATGGGGTGGATGCTGTTGAGGTCACCTGCGGGGTGATGACTGACGAGCAGCGCCGCCAGTTGCGCAGCCAGTTGAAAGGTGGCGGTGAGGAGCTGCCGAATCCTTTCAACGATCCGAATTCGCGTACGCGGGTCTATGCTGTGGCTTCCGGTAAGGGTGGTGTCGGTAAGTCCTCTGTCACGGTGAATTTGGCGGCTGCGTTGGCTGCGCGTGGTTTGTCGGTGGGCATTGTGGATGCCGATATTTATGGGCATTCTGTGCCGCACATGTTGGGCAGTGATGATCGCCCCACTCCGGTGGATGACATGATCATGCCGCCGCAGGCGCATGGGGTGAAGATGATTTCGATCGCTCATTTCACGGAGGGTAATGCTCCGGTGGTGTGGCGTGGCCCGATGTTGCATCGCGCGATTTCGCAGTTTTTGACCGATGTGTTTTGGGGCGATGTGGATGTGCTGTTGCTTGATTTGCCTCCGGGCACGGGCGATATTGCTATTTCGGTGGCGCAGCTTCTCCCCCAGGCTGAGCTGTTGATTGTGACGACTCCGCAGGCCGCTGCCGCCGAGGTTGCGGAGCGTGCGGGTTCGATCACGCAGCAGACCCGCCAGAAGATCGCCGGTGTGATTGAGAACATGGCCGCCATGGTGATGCCGGATGGCAGCGTGGTGGATGTGTTTGGTTCCGGTGGTGGCCAGATTGTGGCGGATCGTTTGTCGGTGATTACCGGTACGCAGGTGAATTTGTTGGGCAGTATTCCTTTGGATCCGCAGGTGCGCATTGGTGGCGATGACGGCACGCCGATCGCGATTGGGCAGCCCGACTCCCCTGCCGGGAAGGCCTTTGGTGCGATTGCTGAGAAGCTGGCTCGCCGCCAGGATTCTTTGGCGGGGATGCCGCTGGGAGTGACTCCGCGTCGCTAG
- a CDS encoding DUF1003 domain-containing protein: MAEQVSKTLLDTPSSGQRRKLINVDGDAVGAFAEKVARFFGTGEYLFWQTIFVIIWIGLNVGGFAWNWDPYPFILLNLAFSTQAAYAAPLILLAQNRQEDRDRAVLADDRRRAEQTKADTEFLARELASVRLALGDSVSRDYLRHELEDVKDLLGRLEAKLDDVSARSQARAHKDGAGDSPAGDLTEPLG, encoded by the coding sequence GTGGCTGAGCAAGTGTCGAAGACTTTGTTGGACACCCCATCCAGTGGTCAGCGTCGCAAGCTGATCAATGTTGATGGCGATGCGGTGGGTGCTTTCGCCGAGAAGGTGGCGCGCTTTTTCGGTACCGGCGAGTATCTGTTTTGGCAGACCATTTTTGTGATCATTTGGATTGGTCTGAATGTGGGTGGTTTTGCCTGGAATTGGGATCCTTACCCGTTCATTTTGTTGAATTTGGCGTTTTCCACCCAGGCTGCTTACGCGGCGCCGTTGATTTTGTTGGCGCAGAACCGCCAGGAGGATCGCGACCGTGCGGTGTTGGCTGATGACCGGCGTCGTGCGGAGCAAACGAAGGCCGATACGGAGTTTCTTGCCCGGGAGTTGGCGAGTGTGCGTTTGGCGTTGGGCGATTCGGTCTCGCGTGATTACCTGCGCCATGAGCTGGAGGATGTCAAGGATTTGTTGGGCCGTTTGGAGGCCAAGTTGGATGACGTGTCGGCGCGTTCGCAGGCTCGCGCGCACAAGGATGGTGCTGGTGACTCTCCCGCTGGCGACCTGACGGAACCTTTGGGATAG
- a CDS encoding magnesium transporter MgtE N-terminal domain-containing protein has product MSSVTRLYVGRLAGMIVRGPDTEPIGRVRDVMVNIRPAHSSSRALGLVVEMVNKRRIFVPMLRIAAIDPQEVTLVSGSVSMRTFQRRAGELSIVNDVIGARVQVDDPELRDLHSKPVQITDVEIEQTRTRDWQISRVAVSGPKSTFARRAPLFEVPWTYVHGLATTAADHSPATAELLAQFDDMRPADAATLMHQLTPTQRHDVAEELDDERLADILQELPEDHQAELIESLAIERAADVLEEMDPDDAADLLGELPDAKADVLLELMDPEESEPVRRLLDFDDDTVGAIMTPEPVILTPQTTVAEALATVRNPDLPTSLSSMVFVVRPPTGTPTGTYLGCVHLQKLLREAPSTLVSGILDPDLPPLYADDDKETAARYFATYNLVCGPVLDEDKHLLGAVSVDDLLDHMLPDDWREMGIRPQPRG; this is encoded by the coding sequence ATGAGTTCCGTGACCCGCCTGTACGTTGGCCGTTTGGCCGGCATGATTGTCCGTGGACCCGACACCGAGCCCATTGGGCGTGTTCGAGATGTCATGGTCAATATCAGACCCGCGCATTCCTCTTCGCGTGCCTTGGGTTTGGTGGTGGAGATGGTGAATAAACGCCGCATTTTTGTTCCTATGCTCCGCATCGCCGCCATCGACCCGCAGGAGGTCACTTTGGTCAGCGGTTCGGTGTCGATGCGCACCTTCCAGCGCAGGGCTGGCGAGTTGTCGATCGTTAACGATGTGATCGGTGCGCGCGTGCAGGTTGATGATCCGGAGTTGCGGGATTTGCATAGCAAGCCGGTGCAGATCACGGATGTGGAGATCGAGCAGACACGCACCCGTGATTGGCAGATTTCTCGCGTCGCGGTCAGTGGCCCGAAGTCGACGTTTGCGCGTCGTGCTCCCCTGTTTGAGGTGCCGTGGACCTATGTGCACGGCTTGGCGACCACCGCGGCCGATCATTCCCCGGCGACGGCGGAGTTGTTGGCGCAATTTGATGACATGCGCCCGGCGGATGCTGCGACGTTGATGCATCAGTTGACGCCGACGCAGCGCCATGATGTGGCTGAGGAACTTGATGACGAGCGGCTGGCGGATATTCTCCAGGAGCTTCCCGAGGATCATCAGGCGGAGCTGATTGAGTCTTTGGCGATTGAGCGCGCGGCCGATGTGTTGGAGGAGATGGATCCGGATGATGCCGCCGACTTGTTGGGTGAGCTTCCTGACGCGAAAGCGGATGTTCTGCTGGAGCTGATGGATCCGGAGGAGTCCGAGCCGGTGCGTCGTCTGTTGGACTTTGACGACGATACGGTTGGCGCCATCATGACCCCGGAGCCGGTGATTTTGACTCCGCAGACTACGGTCGCTGAGGCTTTGGCCACGGTACGAAATCCTGACCTGCCGACGTCACTGTCGTCGATGGTGTTTGTGGTGCGCCCGCCGACGGGCACCCCGACCGGCACCTATTTGGGGTGTGTGCACTTGCAGAAGCTGTTGCGCGAGGCTCCTTCCACGTTGGTCAGTGGAATTTTGGATCCGGATTTGCCGCCTTTGTACGCCGATGACGATAAGGAGACGGCGGCTCGCTATTTCGCCACCTATAACTTGGTGTGTGGGCCGGTTCTCGACGAGGATAAGCATCTGTTGGGTGCGGTCAGTGTGGATGACTTGTTGGACCACATGTTGCCGGATGACTGGCGTGAGATGGGTATTCGCCCCCAGCCGCGAGGTTAG
- a CDS encoding general stress protein: MAPSAPMPAPRSMPTGWPVGSFETYEQAQQIVNELVADPAVPPTALTIVGLGPMEVEHVVAPVTWVRLLFSSLVQSVALGMLIGLVFGLTGNNMAETMASAVAMTVVFGLVVTFVPQLFAPRRKKFLTRTELVATRYDVLCDPEFAPHARDLVAAIVSGRRPPESTQTHKRPGETTGRPDKFFG; the protein is encoded by the coding sequence ATGGCTCCCAGCGCCCCCATGCCCGCACCCCGCAGCATGCCCACCGGCTGGCCGGTCGGCAGCTTTGAGACCTACGAACAGGCCCAACAAATCGTCAACGAATTGGTGGCCGATCCCGCGGTACCACCCACCGCACTGACCATCGTCGGCCTTGGCCCCATGGAAGTCGAGCACGTCGTCGCCCCCGTCACCTGGGTGCGGTTACTGTTCTCCTCACTCGTGCAGTCGGTAGCACTCGGCATGCTCATCGGTTTGGTCTTCGGGCTCACCGGCAACAACATGGCCGAAACCATGGCCAGCGCGGTCGCGATGACGGTAGTGTTCGGCCTGGTCGTCACCTTCGTGCCCCAACTATTCGCACCCCGGCGCAAAAAGTTTTTGACCCGCACAGAACTCGTCGCCACCCGCTACGACGTGTTGTGTGACCCGGAATTCGCGCCCCACGCCCGAGATCTTGTCGCAGCGATCGTATCCGGCCGACGTCCCCCCGAAAGCACACAGACCCACAAACGCCCGGGGGAAACCACAGGCCGGCCAGATAAGTTCTTCGGCTAA
- a CDS encoding magnesium and cobalt transport protein CorA, translated as MASNPFIKPVKAAAGVAKASATKAKPKISPKPKLPVPVEAAIERCAVYSDGAAERGQYTYTSALKEVRERGEGFVWLALREPDERQMLAIANAYDVHELIAEDAVTAHQRPKVERYDDQLFFVVRSVRYREHESVTNAKEIIQTGEVQMILGPDFIITITHSGGTNLAQIRRLVDAEPEQVAMGPTGISWVVADILVDQYLAIAQQLSTDVDELETEVFTPDTRFDIEQIYMLKREILEMRHAIDPLATALRSLIANHKDILSKELRSYYRDVLDHELIAADQIASYDERLSSLIDAGVAMISLQQNNDMRKISALVGMAALPTMIAGIYGMNFENMPELQSPYGYYICLAVMVLSVVLMWWFMKKNRWL; from the coding sequence ATGGCTTCAAACCCATTCATCAAGCCCGTCAAAGCTGCGGCTGGTGTCGCCAAAGCATCTGCTACTAAAGCCAAACCGAAGATCTCGCCGAAACCTAAGCTGCCCGTTCCTGTGGAGGCCGCTATTGAGCGCTGTGCTGTCTACTCCGATGGTGCCGCCGAGCGGGGACAGTACACCTACACTTCAGCGTTGAAGGAAGTCCGCGAGCGTGGCGAGGGTTTTGTCTGGTTGGCTTTGCGGGAGCCCGATGAGCGCCAAATGTTGGCCATCGCTAACGCTTACGATGTGCACGAACTCATTGCCGAAGATGCGGTGACTGCGCACCAGCGCCCCAAGGTTGAGCGCTATGACGACCAGTTGTTTTTTGTGGTTCGTTCGGTGCGTTACCGGGAACACGAGTCGGTGACTAACGCCAAGGAAATCATTCAGACCGGCGAGGTTCAGATGATTCTTGGCCCAGATTTCATCATCACCATTACTCACTCCGGTGGTACTAATTTGGCTCAGATTCGGCGGCTGGTTGATGCGGAACCGGAGCAGGTCGCTATGGGCCCCACTGGTATTTCTTGGGTGGTCGCTGACATCCTGGTCGACCAGTATCTTGCTATCGCCCAGCAGCTGTCGACCGATGTCGATGAGTTGGAAACCGAGGTGTTCACCCCGGATACCCGCTTCGACATCGAGCAGATCTACATGCTCAAGCGGGAGATTCTCGAAATGCGGCACGCTATCGATCCGTTGGCCACGGCGCTGCGCAGCCTGATCGCTAATCACAAGGACATCCTGAGCAAGGAGCTTCGCTCTTACTACCGCGACGTGCTTGACCACGAGCTGATCGCCGCCGATCAGATCGCCTCCTACGATGAGCGTCTGTCTTCCCTGATCGATGCTGGTGTGGCGATGATTTCGCTGCAGCAGAACAACGACATGCGTAAGATTTCCGCCCTTGTCGGTATGGCGGCATTGCCCACTATGATCGCCGGCATTTACGGCATGAACTTCGAAAACATGCCGGAGTTGCAAAGCCCTTATGGCTACTACATCTGTTTGGCCGTGATGGTGTTGTCGGTGGTTCTCATGTGGTGGTTTATGAAGAAAAACCGGTGGCTTTAG
- a CDS encoding multifunctional oxoglutarate decarboxylase/oxoglutarate dehydrogenase thiamine pyrophosphate-binding subunit/dihydrolipoyllysine-residue succinyltransferase subunit, whose protein sequence is MRRAPAVSSANQFGQNQWLVDEMFQQFQKDPNSVDQEWRDLFEKQGVMAANAADSSPAANSQQAPAAAKPAAGGSSGAKKIRTAGPGTTAETHEAKLAEKKRKEASPLNRTRELPEAGETTMTGIAKAIAKNMDLSLEVPTATSVRDMPARLMFENRAMVNEHLRRTRGGKISFTHIIGYAMVKAVMAHPDMNNAYAVKDGKPTLIVPEHINLGLAIDLPQKDGSRALVVAAIRECENLSFSEFVEAYEDVVDRGRKGKLTGKDFSGVTISLTNPGGIGTRHSVPRLTKGQGAIIGVGSMDYPAEFQGASEDRLAELGVGKLVTITSTYDHRIIQGAESGEFLRTMSQLLVDDHFWDHIFEVMRVPYAPMRWAQDIPNRGVDKNTRVMQLIEAYRSRGHLLADINPLHWQQPGMPIPDHRDLQIETHGLTLWDLDRTFNVGGFDGRETMTLREVLAKLRAAYTLKVGSEYTHILDRDERTWLQDRLEAGQPKATPAEQKYILQKLNAAEAFENFLQTKYVGQKRFSLEGAEALIPLMDAAIDTAAGQGLDEVVIGMPHRGRLNVLANIVGKPLRTLFNEFEGNIDPAQAGGSGDVKYHLGATGQYLQMFGDGDIKVTLTANPSHLEAVNPVMEGIARAKQDILDLGPDGYSVVPMLLHGDAAFAGLGIVPETINLANLRGYTVGGTIHIVVNNQIGFTTTPDSSRSSHYATDIAKAFGCPVFHVNGDDPEAVVWVGRLATEYRRRFGKDVFIDLVCYRRRGHNEADDPSMTQPQMYDIIDNKETTRTKYTEDLVGRGDLTNADAEAVARDFHDQMESVFNEVKMAEKQQVKAQEGITSSQKLPHGLDTSITRERMVEIGQAYVNTPEGFEAHPRVAPVAKKRAESVREGGIDWGWGELLAFGSLAMEGKLVRLAGEDSRRGTFTQRHAVMIDPRTAAEYNPIDDLARANGSGKFLVYNSALTEYAGMGFEYGYSVGNPDAVVAWEAQFGDFANGAQTIIDEYVSSGEAKWGQTSGVILLLPHGYEGMGPDHSSARIERYLQLCAEGSMTVAQPSTPANHFHLLRRHALSELKRPLVVFTPKSMLRLKEAASAVEDFTEVKKFRSVINDPRLVDRDNNVIGDCDKVKTIMLVSGKLYYELEKRRKKLDRDDVAIVRLEMLHPIPHNRLKEAFDFYPNATEIRFCQDEPANQGPWPFLGLHLPELIDGLLPMKRISRRAQSSTSTGLAKVHQFEQEQLLQAAFE, encoded by the coding sequence ATGAGGCGAGCACCTGCCGTGAGCAGCGCAAACCAGTTCGGCCAGAATCAATGGCTGGTAGACGAAATGTTCCAGCAGTTCCAGAAAGACCCCAACTCGGTCGATCAGGAATGGCGCGACCTGTTTGAAAAGCAGGGCGTAATGGCCGCCAACGCAGCAGATTCTTCCCCCGCCGCTAACTCCCAGCAGGCACCCGCAGCAGCAAAGCCCGCTGCAGGTGGCTCTAGCGGCGCAAAGAAGATCCGCACCGCCGGCCCCGGCACCACCGCCGAGACCCACGAAGCCAAGCTGGCGGAGAAAAAGCGCAAGGAAGCCTCCCCGCTTAACCGCACCCGCGAGCTGCCCGAAGCCGGCGAGACCACCATGACCGGCATCGCCAAGGCGATCGCCAAGAACATGGACCTCTCCCTCGAGGTTCCCACCGCCACCTCCGTGCGCGACATGCCGGCCCGCCTGATGTTCGAAAACCGCGCCATGGTCAACGAGCACCTGCGTCGCACCCGCGGTGGCAAGATCTCCTTTACTCACATCATCGGCTACGCCATGGTCAAGGCCGTCATGGCCCACCCGGACATGAACAACGCCTACGCCGTCAAGGACGGCAAGCCGACCCTGATCGTGCCCGAGCACATCAACCTCGGCCTGGCCATCGACCTGCCCCAAAAGGACGGCTCCCGCGCCCTGGTCGTCGCCGCCATCCGCGAATGTGAAAACCTTTCCTTCTCCGAGTTCGTCGAGGCCTACGAAGACGTCGTCGATCGCGGCCGCAAGGGCAAGCTGACCGGCAAGGACTTCTCCGGCGTCACCATCTCCCTGACCAACCCCGGCGGCATCGGCACCCGCCACTCCGTGCCCCGCCTGACCAAGGGCCAGGGCGCCATCATCGGCGTCGGCTCCATGGATTACCCGGCAGAGTTCCAGGGCGCGAGCGAAGACCGCCTGGCAGAGCTGGGTGTCGGCAAGCTGGTCACCATTACCTCCACCTACGATCACCGCATCATCCAGGGCGCCGAGAGCGGCGAATTCCTGCGCACCATGAGCCAGCTGCTGGTCGACGACCACTTCTGGGACCACATCTTCGAGGTCATGCGCGTGCCCTACGCCCCGATGCGGTGGGCCCAGGACATCCCGAACCGCGGCGTGGACAAGAACACCCGCGTCATGCAGCTCATCGAGGCCTACCGCTCCCGCGGCCACCTCCTGGCTGACATCAACCCGCTGCACTGGCAGCAGCCCGGCATGCCGATCCCGGATCACCGCGACCTGCAGATCGAAACCCACGGCCTGACCCTGTGGGACCTGGACCGTACCTTCAACGTCGGTGGCTTCGACGGCCGCGAAACCATGACCCTGCGTGAGGTGCTCGCCAAGCTGCGCGCCGCCTACACCCTCAAGGTCGGCTCCGAGTACACCCACATCCTCGACCGCGACGAGCGCACCTGGCTGCAGGACCGCCTCGAAGCAGGCCAGCCGAAGGCCACCCCCGCCGAGCAGAAGTACATCCTGCAGAAGCTCAATGCCGCCGAAGCTTTCGAGAACTTCCTGCAGACCAAGTACGTCGGCCAGAAGCGCTTCTCCCTCGAGGGCGCCGAGGCTCTCATCCCGCTGATGGATGCCGCCATCGACACCGCCGCAGGCCAGGGCCTGGACGAGGTCGTCATCGGCATGCCGCACCGTGGTCGCCTCAACGTGCTGGCCAACATCGTGGGTAAGCCGCTGCGCACCCTGTTCAACGAGTTCGAAGGCAACATCGACCCGGCACAGGCCGGCGGCTCCGGCGACGTGAAGTACCACCTCGGTGCGACCGGCCAGTATCTGCAGATGTTCGGCGACGGCGACATCAAGGTCACCCTGACCGCTAACCCCTCCCACCTCGAGGCCGTCAACCCGGTCATGGAGGGCATTGCCCGCGCCAAGCAGGACATCCTGGATCTTGGCCCCGACGGCTACTCCGTCGTGCCGATGCTGCTCCACGGCGACGCAGCCTTCGCAGGCCTGGGCATCGTGCCCGAGACCATCAACCTGGCCAACCTGCGCGGCTACACCGTCGGCGGCACCATCCACATCGTGGTGAACAACCAGATCGGCTTCACCACCACCCCGGATTCCTCCCGCTCCTCCCACTACGCCACCGACATCGCCAAGGCCTTCGGCTGCCCGGTGTTCCACGTCAACGGTGACGACCCGGAGGCTGTGGTGTGGGTCGGCCGCCTGGCCACCGAATACCGTCGCCGCTTCGGCAAGGACGTCTTCATCGACCTGGTGTGCTACCGCCGCCGCGGCCACAACGAGGCCGACGACCCGTCGATGACCCAGCCGCAGATGTACGACATCATCGACAACAAGGAAACCACCCGCACCAAGTACACCGAGGACCTGGTCGGCCGTGGCGATCTGACCAACGCCGATGCTGAGGCCGTGGCACGTGACTTCCACGACCAGATGGAGTCCGTCTTCAACGAAGTGAAGATGGCCGAAAAGCAGCAGGTTAAGGCCCAGGAAGGCATCACCTCCTCCCAGAAGCTGCCGCACGGCCTGGACACCTCCATCACCCGCGAGCGCATGGTCGAAATCGGCCAGGCCTACGTCAACACCCCCGAAGGCTTCGAAGCTCACCCGCGTGTCGCACCGGTGGCCAAGAAGCGCGCCGAGTCCGTCCGCGAGGGCGGCATCGACTGGGGTTGGGGCGAGCTGCTCGCCTTCGGCTCCCTGGCCATGGAGGGCAAGCTGGTCCGCCTGGCCGGCGAGGATTCCCGCCGCGGTACCTTCACCCAGCGCCACGCCGTGATGATCGACCCGCGCACCGCCGCCGAGTACAACCCCATCGACGACTTGGCCCGCGCCAACGGCTCCGGCAAGTTCCTGGTGTACAACTCCGCCCTGACCGAGTACGCCGGCATGGGCTTCGAGTACGGCTACTCCGTCGGTAACCCGGATGCTGTGGTCGCTTGGGAAGCACAGTTCGGTGACTTCGCCAACGGCGCGCAGACCATCATCGACGAGTACGTCTCCTCCGGTGAGGCAAAGTGGGGCCAGACCTCCGGTGTCATCCTGCTTCTCCCCCACGGCTACGAGGGCATGGGCCCGGACCACTCCTCCGCCCGCATCGAGCGCTACCTGCAGCTGTGTGCTGAGGGTTCCATGACCGTCGCCCAGCCGTCCACCCCGGCAAACCACTTCCACCTGCTGCGCCGCCACGCCCTGTCCGAGCTCAAGCGCCCGCTGGTCGTGTTCACCCCGAAGTCCATGCTGCGCCTGAAGGAAGCAGCCTCGGCAGTCGAAGACTTCACCGAGGTCAAGAAGTTCCGCTCCGTCATCAACGACCCGCGCCTGGTCGACCGCGACAACAACGTCATCGGCGATTGCGACAAGGTCAAGACCATCATGCTGGTCTCCGGCAAGCTGTACTACGAGCTGGAAAAGCGCCGCAAGAAGCTCGACCGCGACGATGTCGCCATCGTCCGCCTCGAGATGCTGCACCCGATCCCGCACAACCGTCTGAAGGAAGCATTCGACTTCTACCCGAATGCCACCGAGATCCGCTTCTGCCAGGACGAGCCCGCCAACCAGGGCCCGTGGCCGTTCCTCGGCCTGCACCTGCCGGAACTCATCGATGGTCTGCTGCCGATGAAGCGCATCTCCCGCCGCGCACAGTCCTCCACCTCCACTGGTCTGGCAAAGGTCCACCAGTTCGAGCAGGAGCAGCTGCTGCAGGCTGCCTTCGAATAA